In a genomic window of Pangasianodon hypophthalmus isolate fPanHyp1 chromosome 1, fPanHyp1.pri, whole genome shotgun sequence:
- the LOC113542208 gene encoding gonadotropin-releasing hormone II receptor — translation MESVLHERLRILDNWMPKNNSLFSPSELDISLQDVSNSSLSPPLADWEAPTFTRAAQFRVGATLVLFLFAAVSNLALLISVCHGRGRRLASHLRPLITSLAAADLMMTFIVMPLDMVWNVTVQWHGGDGLCKLLSFLKLFAMQASAFILVVISLDRQHAILHPLDTINAHRRNKRMLVLAWSLSLLLASPQLFIFRAIKAEKVDFTQCVTHGSFRERWQETVYNMFHFVTLYVIPLLVMSCCYTRILVEINRQEHKNKAGESCLRRSRTDMIPKARMKTLKMTIIIVLSFIVCWTPYYLLGIWYWFQPDMLKVTPEYVHHLLFVFGNLNTCCDPVIYGLYTPSFRADLARCWGCRSTSDSPRSLERLSARQGPHSAEQESDPASVKGAEG, via the exons ATGGAGTCGGTATTGCATGAG AGGTTGAGGATTCTGGATAACTGGATGCCGAAGAACAACTCTCTGTTTTCGCCCTCAGAGCTGGACATCTCTCTGCAGGATGTCTCAAACTCTTCTCTCTCCCCGCCGCTGGCTGATTGGGAGGCTCCCACATTCACTCGTGCTGCACAGTTCCGAGTTGGTGCCACGCTGGTGCTCTTCTTGTTTGCAGCAGTCAGTAACCTGGCACTTCTCATCAGTGTGTGCCATGGACGGGGACGGCGCCTGGCCTCCCACCTGCGGCCCCTCATCACGAGCCTGGCTGCAGCAGATCTGATGATGACATTCATCGTGATGCCACTGGACATGGTATGGAATGTGACGGTGCAGTGGCACGGCGGTGATGGTCTTTGCAAGTTGCTTAGCTTCCTTAAGTTGTTTGCCATGCAGGCCTCTGCATTCATCCTGGTGGTGATCAGTCTGGACCGACAGCATGCCATCCTGCACCCTCTCGACACCATTAACGCACACCGGCGCAACAAGAGAATGCTGGTGCTGGCATGGAGCCTCAGCTTGCTCCTCGCCTCCCCACAG TTGTTTATCTTCAGAGCAATCAAAGCCGAAAAAGTGGATTTCACACAATGTGTGACACATGGGAGTTTCCGAGAGCGATGGCAGGAGACAGTCTACAACATGTTCCACTTTGTCACTCTCTACGTTATCCCACTGCTAGTCATGAGCTGCTGTTACACCCGCATCCTCGTCGAGATCAACAGACAGGAGCACAAAAATAAAG CGGGGGAGTCATGTCTCCGGCGCAGCCGAACAGATATGATCCCTAAAGCAAGAATGAAGACGCTGAAGATGACCATAATCATCGTCCTGTCATTCATAGTCTGCTGGACTCCATATTACCTGTTGGGGATCTGGTACTGGTTCCAACCAGACATGCTGAAGGTCACTCCTGAGTATGTCCACCACCTGCTCTTTGTCTTTGGTAACCTGAATACCTGCTGTGACCCAGTAATCTATGGCCTGTACACGCCGTCTTTCCGTGCTGACCTTGCACGCTGCTGGGGCTGCCGTTCAACTAGCGACTCTCCTCGCTCTCTTGAACGACTCTCCGCCCGACAGGGGCCTCACAGCGCAGAGCAGGAGTCCGATCCTGCCAGTGTCAAAGGGGCTGAagggtaa
- the LOC113542502 gene encoding tetratricopeptide repeat protein 24 isoform X1, with product MASDGSPSQDSQKKKKKSSRKGKGEDVKDKEVQVEGQVERLTACGHSALQQGDSSKALEYFKKAFKTAVNLKETKVQRACAFNLGAAYVEAGKPQKGLDFLSQAESSERGERVADLQFNLAAAHEALDDHVQAVRRYQQAAQLYRSQGDGSSEGDTCIRLAHCHLRRKEWTDAAENYLRAAESYKVAGKLASAAVALKDAGNHMLKCDCFSADDVISVLTECLELSAKITEPETLGKLYNSVGLSFSQLKLFPEAAECYELALPLVRSTPRRLAVVMQNLGAVHNSLAQYRKALEYHREAAALHGSLGSRRAQGCCFCNLAYALSELGQLEEAGESYLHAQQAFKDSDDSSGHWQACEGLGGIKMRLRDPDKAILYYKQALALLSKCKDVASSVQESLVNKLSEALQMKLAIQQTGPPARQAIRERNLNRQHPRIAQMRNTEDMMAEHRRKEPLNSHRVEDKERRPTETCGQRKPHGDMIISSRATQTEHPDYLNALPEANRNLNNTYAKPGVEYKNPTDSHFVSQQDEAMCETSRQNPLEITSAPPLEESTEALPPAHLLSEESTSIHRNLKSRFCTVM from the exons ATGGCCTCTGATGGTTCACCATCCCAAGATtctcagaagaagaaaaagaagtcaAGCAGAAAGGGGAAGGGTGAAGACGTAAAGGACAAAGAGGTCCAGGTGGAGGGTCAGGTGGAGAGACTTACAGCATGTGGACACAGCGCTCTACAACAGGGAGACAGCTCAAAGGCTCTCGAGTACTTCAAAAAGGCTTTCAAAACGGCTGTGAAC ctcaAAGAGACTAAAGTACAGCGGGCTTGTGCTTTTAACCTTGGAGCAGCATATGTGGAGGCAGGTAAGCCCCAGAAAGGGCTTGATTTTCTGTCACAAGCTGAGTCAAGTGAGAGAGGTGAGCGTGTAGCAGATCTGCAGTTTAATCTAGCAGCAGCACATGAGGCTCTGGATGACCATGTGCAAGCTGTCAGACGTTACCAACAAGCTGCTCAGCTTTACCGCTCACAAGGAGATGGGAGCAGTGAAGGGGACACCTGCATCAGACTGGCCCACTGTCACCTGCGCAGGAAG GAGTGGACCGATGCAGCAGAGAATTACCTGCGTGCAGCGGAAAGCTATAAGGTGGCAGGGAAGCTGGCCTCTGCTGCTGTGGCCCTGAAGGATGCTGGGAATCACATGTTGAAATGTGACTGCTTCTCAGCAGATGATGTCATTAGTGTTCTCACAGAGTGTTTGGAGCTGAGTGCCAAAATCACAGAACCAGAGACACTAG GAAAGCTGTATaactcagtggggttgagtttcTCTCAGTTGAAGCTCTTTCCTGAGGCTGCTGAGTGCTATGAGCTGGCTCTGCCTCTGGTCCGCTCCACTCCTCGCAGGCTAGCTGTGGTCATGCAGAATCTGGGCGCGGTCCACAACTCCCTGGCACAGTACCGGAAAGCCCTGGAATACCACAGGGAAGCAGCTGCCCTGCACG GGTCGTTAGGTAGCCGTCGAGCTCAGGGCTGCTGTTTCTGTAACCTGGCTTATGCACTAAGTGAACTGGGGCAGCTGGAGGAGGCAGGAGAGAGCTACCTACACGCTCAACAGGCTTTCAAAGACAGCG aTGATTCCTCAGGGCATTGGCAAGCATGTGAAGGTCTGGGTGGAATCAAAATGAGACTGAGAGACCCAGACAAAGCCATTCTCTACTATAAGCAGGCTCTAGCACTACTATCCAAGTGCAAG GATGTTGCTAGCTCTGTGCAGGAAAGCCTTGTCAACAAGCTAAGCGAGGCTTTACAGATGAAACTGGCCATTCAGCAG ACAGGCCCCCCTGCAAGGCAAGCTATCAGGGAGAGAAACTTGAACAGGCAACACCCACG AATAGCTCAGATGAGGAACACTGAGGACATGATGGCTGAACACAGAAGAAAAGAACCACTGAACAGTCACAGGGTAGAGGATAAGG AAAGGAGACCTACAGAAACATGTGGACAGAGGAAACCTCATGGTGACATGATAATATCATCAAGAGCAACACAAACAGAGCATCCTGATTACCTGAATGCACTACCAGAAGCCAATAG GAATCTGAATAACACATATGCGAAACCTGGTGTTGAATATAAGAATCCCACAGACTCCCATTTCGTCTCACAGCAGG ATGAAGCCATGTGTGAAACCTCCAGACAGAACCCACTGGAAATAACCAG TGCGCCCCCACTGGAGGAAAGCACTGAGGCCTTACCTCCAGCACATCTTCTCAGTGAGGAGTCCACATCCATACACAGGAACTTAAAGTCCAGATTCTGCACAGTCATGTGA
- the LOC113542502 gene encoding tetratricopeptide repeat protein 24 isoform X2 — MASDGSPSQDSQKKKKKSSRKGKGEDVKDKEVQVEGQVERLTACGHSALQQGDSSKALEYFKKAFKTAVNLKETKVQRACAFNLGAAYVEAGKPQKGLDFLSQAESSERGERVADLQFNLAAAHEALDDHVQAVRRYQQAAQLYRSQGDGSSEGDTCIRLAHCHLRRKEWTDAAENYLRAAESYKVAGKLASAAVALKDAGNHMLKCDCFSADDVISVLTECLELSAKITEPETLGKLYNSVGLSFSQLKLFPEAAECYELALPLVRSTPRRLAVVMQNLGAVHNSLAQYRKALEYHREAAALHGSLGSRRAQGCCFCNLAYALSELGQLEEAGESYLHAQQAFKDSDDSSGHWQACEGLGGIKMRLRDPDKAILYYKQALALLSKCKDVASSVQESLVNKLSEALQMKLAIQQTGPPARQAIRERNLNRQHPRIAQMRNTEDMMAEHRRKEPLNSHRVEDKEVQKSQCRFRCLQWRKS; from the exons ATGGCCTCTGATGGTTCACCATCCCAAGATtctcagaagaagaaaaagaagtcaAGCAGAAAGGGGAAGGGTGAAGACGTAAAGGACAAAGAGGTCCAGGTGGAGGGTCAGGTGGAGAGACTTACAGCATGTGGACACAGCGCTCTACAACAGGGAGACAGCTCAAAGGCTCTCGAGTACTTCAAAAAGGCTTTCAAAACGGCTGTGAAC ctcaAAGAGACTAAAGTACAGCGGGCTTGTGCTTTTAACCTTGGAGCAGCATATGTGGAGGCAGGTAAGCCCCAGAAAGGGCTTGATTTTCTGTCACAAGCTGAGTCAAGTGAGAGAGGTGAGCGTGTAGCAGATCTGCAGTTTAATCTAGCAGCAGCACATGAGGCTCTGGATGACCATGTGCAAGCTGTCAGACGTTACCAACAAGCTGCTCAGCTTTACCGCTCACAAGGAGATGGGAGCAGTGAAGGGGACACCTGCATCAGACTGGCCCACTGTCACCTGCGCAGGAAG GAGTGGACCGATGCAGCAGAGAATTACCTGCGTGCAGCGGAAAGCTATAAGGTGGCAGGGAAGCTGGCCTCTGCTGCTGTGGCCCTGAAGGATGCTGGGAATCACATGTTGAAATGTGACTGCTTCTCAGCAGATGATGTCATTAGTGTTCTCACAGAGTGTTTGGAGCTGAGTGCCAAAATCACAGAACCAGAGACACTAG GAAAGCTGTATaactcagtggggttgagtttcTCTCAGTTGAAGCTCTTTCCTGAGGCTGCTGAGTGCTATGAGCTGGCTCTGCCTCTGGTCCGCTCCACTCCTCGCAGGCTAGCTGTGGTCATGCAGAATCTGGGCGCGGTCCACAACTCCCTGGCACAGTACCGGAAAGCCCTGGAATACCACAGGGAAGCAGCTGCCCTGCACG GGTCGTTAGGTAGCCGTCGAGCTCAGGGCTGCTGTTTCTGTAACCTGGCTTATGCACTAAGTGAACTGGGGCAGCTGGAGGAGGCAGGAGAGAGCTACCTACACGCTCAACAGGCTTTCAAAGACAGCG aTGATTCCTCAGGGCATTGGCAAGCATGTGAAGGTCTGGGTGGAATCAAAATGAGACTGAGAGACCCAGACAAAGCCATTCTCTACTATAAGCAGGCTCTAGCACTACTATCCAAGTGCAAG GATGTTGCTAGCTCTGTGCAGGAAAGCCTTGTCAACAAGCTAAGCGAGGCTTTACAGATGAAACTGGCCATTCAGCAG ACAGGCCCCCCTGCAAGGCAAGCTATCAGGGAGAGAAACTTGAACAGGCAACACCCACG AATAGCTCAGATGAGGAACACTGAGGACATGATGGCTGAACACAGAAGAAAAGAACCACTGAACAGTCACAGGGTAGAGGATAAGG agGTACAGAAATCTCAGTGTAGATTTAGATGTCTTCAATGGAgaaaatcttga